GGGGAGCGGCGGCAGATCGGGGAGAACTTCTTTAGGGATGTCAACAGTCCAACTCACACCCATATTCATAGCACGGGTGTCCAGTCCTGTAACCCCCCAGCGTCAGCGAAGGACGCGATTGCCCTGACCCAGCGGGAGGGCGGAGGCGCAGATCAGGAACTTCTCCAGGTTGTGGCGGGCGTCGATGAGCGCGTCATGCGTGTCGTCCGGGCTCTTCGGCAGCGGGGGTTTGCCGGCGAACTCCCAGTACTGCTTGAGTTCGCGCGTGTAGCGCGGGATCGCGCGCGGGAGGGTCGTCATGTCACCCCAGAGCTGGGCGAGCAGCACATGATCGTAGGCCCCCACCCAGGCCCACAGCTCCGGGTCGCCGTATTTGTGGGACGTGAGGAAGGCGAGCACCTCTCCACGGATGGTGGTCTGGGACTTCCACACCGAATCACCCGGGTTGGGGAGCCTGGACAGCACGTGTTCCCGCACCCATGCGTTGGCCTTCGACGGGTCGAAGTCCGTGGACACGGCATAGTATTCCCGACCGTCCTCCGCGACTATGCCGATGGAGACCAGTTCGATGGTCCGGCCGTCCTCGATGAACTCGGTGTCGTAGAAGTAGCGCATTGCGCGCACGTCCCTTCCGGCAGTATGTCTGGCACCCCACAAATGGTGGCAGCGTCGGGAACCAGCCTAATGCGTGGCAACCACGCGTCCGGCGAAGGGGTCGTGCCGGCTCCCGATATAGTCATGGCGTGCAGTCGATCAGCGTCTCCTCCCCCGCCGCCCCGCGGTTCACCCTCCCCCACCACCGGATCGGGGTGATCCTGGCGATTCTGGCGTCCACGGCCGCGTTGCTTCCCTGGTTGATCGACTCCGGGCCCTCGCTGCGCTACGCGATCGACATCGACGTCTACCGCCAGGGCGCCAGGGCGTTCCTGGCAAGCGACAATCTCTACACGCGCAGCTACCAGGTCGGCGGCATCG
This sequence is a window from Corynebacterium comes. Protein-coding genes within it:
- a CDS encoding polyadenylate-specific 3'-exoribonuclease AS, which gives rise to MRYFYDTEFIEDGRTIELVSIGIVAEDGREYYAVSTDFDPSKANAWVREHVLSRLPNPGDSVWKSQTTIRGEVLAFLTSHKYGDPELWAWVGAYDHVLLAQLWGDMTTLPRAIPRYTRELKQYWEFAGKPPLPKSPDDTHDALIDARHNLEKFLICASALPLGQGNRVLR